A genomic window from Camelina sativa cultivar DH55 chromosome 2, Cs, whole genome shotgun sequence includes:
- the LOC104728398 gene encoding plastid division protein PDV1-like, translating into MGEMEIEEIEAVLEKIWDLHDKLSDEIHLISRSHFLKSVKPSNRSEKRKTTAHHHPNGGDDNRPGYVFIKGFAVDDNDDSTMREAKSLNAIRTALENLEDQLEFFHTIHTQQRTERDVAVARLEQSRILLAMRLAEHHGKNYGVLEEALAFVGSIKTASHFVSPDHLYESLLNATGANSTPSDGQKSNFVINAFASTFGFAKRALGFNHVRGVLGNAAIFAISMVAMLHLHQVATNERHVQKKEDRFYRSQQGKTYGRRGEMSSGDRSLDHLDVMMARG; encoded by the exons ATGGGAGAAATGGAGATCGAAGAAATCGAAGCTGTTCTTGAGAAAATCTGGGATCTACATGACAAGCTTAGCGATGAGATTCACTTGATTTCGAGGTCTCACTTCCTCAAATCCGTTAAACCTTCGAATCGAtcggagaagaggaagacgacGGCTCATCATCACCCAAACGGCGGAGATGATAACCGACCGGGTTATGTTTTCATCAAAGGATTCGCCGTTGACGATAACGACGACTCCACGATGCGTGAGGCCAAGAGTCTTAACGCTATTCGAACCGCTCTTGAGAACCTTGAAGACCAGCTTGAGTTTTTCCAT ACTATTCATACACAGCAACGAACAGAGAGAGATGTGGCGGTTGCCCGGCTTGAGCAGAGCAGAATATTACTAGCAATGAGATTGGCTGAACACCACGGCAAGAACTACGGAGTCTTAGAGGAAGCTCTTGCATTTGTTGGGAGCATTAAAACCGCCAGTCACTTCGTCTCGCCTGATCACCTCTACGAGTCCTTGCTAAACGCAACTGGAGCAAACTCTACTCCTTCCGATGGCCAGAAGTCAAACTTTGTTATCAATGCCTTTGCCTCGACTTTCGGGTTTGCCAAAAGAGCACTTGGATTCAACCATGTGAGAGGCGTACTTGGAAACGCTGCTATATTCGCCATTAGCATGGTTGCTATGCTACATCTTCACCAAGTGGCTACTAATGAACGTCATGTACAGAAGAAAGAAGACAGATTCTACAGAAGCCAACAAGGGAAAACAtatggaagaagaggagagatgtCTTCAGGTGACAGAAGTTTGGACCACTTGGACGTGATGATGGCTCGTGGTTAA